In Acinonyx jubatus isolate Ajub_Pintada_27869175 chromosome A3, VMU_Ajub_asm_v1.0, whole genome shotgun sequence, a genomic segment contains:
- the PANK2 gene encoding pantothenate kinase 2, mitochondrial isoform X2 has protein sequence MGAGRLGVPMERHGRAADTSASAGEPAPEGPDGRRRELLRRRASSASEPPVGSSASASAEGIRRNRPGSYSGAPSASRQRVESLRKKRQLFPWFGLDIGGTLVKLVYFEPKDITAEEEEEEVESLKSIRKYLTSNVAYGSTGIRDVHLELKDLTLCGRKGNLHFIRFPTHDMPAFIQMGRDKNFSSLHTVFCATGGGAYKFEQDFLTSWRRNFFWSLLSSHRLQHF, from the exons ATGGGAGCGGGCCGGCTCGGCGTACCCATGGAGCGCCACGGCAGAGCGGCCGACACCTCCGCCTCGGCGGGGGAGCCGGCGCCCGAAGGGCCTGATGGGCGGCGGCGGGAGCTGCTGCGGCGCCGGGCGAGTAGCGCGTCGGAGCCCCCAGTCGGGTCCTCTGCCTCGGCTTCGGCAGAGGGCATTAGGCGAAACCGGCCCGGCTCCTACAGCGGCGCTCCCTCGGCCTCCCGCCAGCGCGTGGAAAGCCTCAGGAAGAAGCGGCAGC TTTTTCCATGGTTTGGCTTGGATATTGGTGGAACCCTGGTTAAGCTGGTTTATTTTGAACCCAAAGACATCActgctgaagaagaagaagaagaggtggAAAGTCTTAAAAGCATTCGGAAGTACCTGACCTCCAATGTGGCTTATGGGTCCACAGGTATTCGGGATGTGCACCTGGAGCTGAAGGACCTGACTCTGTGTGGACGCAAGGGCAATCTGCACTTTATACGCTTTCCCACTCATGACATGCCTGCTTTTATTCAGATGGGCAGAGATAAAAACTTCTCGAGTCTTCACACTGTCTTTTGTGCCACTGGAGGTGGAGCGTACAAATTTGAGCAGGATTTTCTcaca tcTTGGAGGAGGAACTTTTTTTGGTCTCTGCTGTCTTCTCACCGGCTGCAGCACTTTTGA